The following proteins come from a genomic window of Myroides odoratus DSM 2801:
- the clpB gene encoding ATP-dependent chaperone ClpB: MNLNNFTIKSQEALQRAQVIVQGLGQQQIENEHLFKAILEVDENVTPFILKKLNINVSAFESALDATIQRFSKVEGGQIGLSRDAATALTEAQAIATKMKDEYVSIEHLLLAIFKSKSTVAQMLKDQGATEKQLEAAIQEIRNGARVTSASAEETYNSLNKYANNLTKLAYEGKLDPVIGRDEEIRRVLQILSRRTKNNPMLIGEPGVGKTAIAEGLAHRIVQQDVPENLKDKQIFSLDMGALIAGAKYKGEFEERLKSVVKEVTTSEGQIILFIDEIHTLVGAGGGEGAMDAANILKPALARGELRSIGATTLDEYQKYFEKDKALERRFQKVIVDEPDTESAISILRGIKEKYEAHHKVRIKDEAIIAAVNLSERYITNRFLPDKAIDLMDEAAAKLRMEINSKPEELDVLDRKIMQLEIEIEAIKRENDEDKLKLLGLEVANLKEERNEIFAKWQSEKEVVDRVQTCKQEIETFKLEAEKAEREGDYGKVAELRYGKIKQAQEELEKAQAQLEENQKGHSLIKEEVTSDDIAEVVAKWTGVPVTKMLQSEREKLLHLEDELHKRVVGQEEAIEAISDAVRRSRAGLQDPKKPIGSFLFLGTTGVGKTELAKALATYLFDDENAMTRIDMSEYSERHSVSRLVGAPPGYVGYDEGGQLTEAVRRKPYSVVLLDEIEKAHPDTFNILLQVLDEGRLTDNKGRLADFKNTIIIMTSNMGSHIIQEKFEQINDLEQASEEAKEEVLNVLKQSVRPEFLNRIDEVVMFTPLTQDNILQIVDIQLQGVMKMLSEQNIHLEATKEAKEFLARKGFDPQFGARPVKRVVQREVLNKLSKEILAGHVKAESMILLDSFNDELVFRNK; the protein is encoded by the coding sequence ATGAACTTGAACAATTTTACAATAAAATCACAAGAAGCCTTGCAACGTGCACAGGTTATTGTGCAGGGATTAGGCCAACAACAAATAGAGAACGAACATTTATTCAAAGCTATTTTAGAAGTAGATGAAAATGTTACACCCTTTATTTTAAAGAAATTAAATATCAACGTGAGTGCGTTTGAATCTGCCTTAGATGCAACGATTCAACGTTTTTCTAAAGTAGAAGGTGGACAAATCGGTTTATCTCGAGATGCAGCTACTGCTTTAACTGAAGCACAAGCGATTGCGACGAAGATGAAAGATGAGTACGTATCCATCGAACATTTGTTGTTAGCGATATTCAAATCAAAAAGCACAGTAGCGCAAATGCTCAAAGATCAAGGTGCTACAGAAAAGCAATTGGAAGCGGCTATTCAAGAAATACGCAATGGAGCACGTGTAACATCTGCTTCTGCAGAGGAAACTTATAATTCACTGAACAAATACGCCAATAACTTAACGAAATTGGCTTATGAGGGTAAATTAGACCCGGTTATTGGACGTGATGAGGAGATTAGACGTGTTTTGCAAATTCTGAGCCGTCGTACGAAAAACAACCCCATGTTAATTGGTGAACCTGGAGTGGGTAAAACAGCAATTGCAGAAGGTTTAGCGCATCGTATTGTTCAACAAGACGTACCAGAGAATTTGAAAGATAAACAGATTTTCTCTTTGGATATGGGAGCCCTAATTGCGGGTGCCAAATACAAAGGGGAGTTTGAAGAGCGATTAAAATCAGTCGTTAAAGAGGTGACCACTTCTGAGGGACAGATTATCTTGTTTATTGATGAGATTCACACCTTAGTTGGTGCGGGTGGTGGTGAAGGTGCAATGGATGCTGCGAATATCTTAAAACCTGCCCTAGCGCGTGGAGAACTGCGTTCAATTGGTGCAACGACATTGGATGAGTATCAAAAATACTTTGAAAAGGATAAAGCCTTAGAACGTCGTTTCCAAAAGGTTATCGTGGATGAACCTGATACCGAAAGTGCGATCTCTATTTTACGTGGTATCAAAGAAAAATATGAGGCACACCACAAAGTACGCATCAAAGACGAAGCAATTATTGCCGCGGTTAATTTATCTGAACGCTATATTACCAACCGTTTCTTACCCGATAAAGCCATTGACTTAATGGATGAGGCTGCAGCTAAGTTGCGTATGGAAATTAACTCTAAGCCAGAGGAATTGGACGTTTTAGATCGTAAAATCATGCAATTGGAAATTGAGATTGAAGCGATTAAACGCGAAAATGACGAAGATAAATTAAAACTGCTTGGCTTAGAAGTAGCCAATTTAAAAGAAGAGCGCAATGAGATTTTTGCGAAATGGCAATCTGAAAAAGAGGTTGTTGACCGCGTACAAACGTGTAAACAAGAGATTGAAACCTTTAAGTTAGAAGCGGAGAAAGCGGAACGTGAAGGCGATTATGGAAAAGTTGCGGAATTGCGTTATGGCAAAATAAAACAGGCACAGGAAGAGCTTGAAAAAGCACAGGCACAACTTGAAGAAAATCAAAAAGGGCATTCCTTAATCAAAGAGGAAGTAACCAGTGATGATATTGCCGAAGTAGTAGCCAAATGGACCGGAGTGCCAGTAACTAAAATGCTGCAAAGTGAAAGAGAAAAACTCTTACACTTGGAAGATGAGCTACACAAACGCGTAGTTGGACAAGAAGAAGCTATTGAAGCAATTAGTGATGCCGTACGTAGAAGTCGAGCTGGTTTACAAGATCCTAAAAAACCAATTGGTTCGTTCTTATTCTTGGGAACTACTGGGGTTGGTAAAACTGAATTAGCGAAGGCTCTAGCAACCTATCTCTTCGATGATGAAAATGCGATGACGCGTATTGATATGAGTGAATACTCTGAGCGCCATAGTGTGAGTCGATTGGTTGGTGCGCCTCCAGGATATGTTGGATATGATGAAGGTGGACAATTAACGGAAGCTGTGAGAAGAAAACCATATTCTGTTGTGCTCTTAGATGAGATTGAAAAAGCGCATCCTGACACGTTTAACATTCTTCTTCAAGTATTGGATGAGGGACGTTTAACGGACAACAAAGGACGCTTGGCTGACTTTAAGAATACGATTATCATTATGACGTCCAACATGGGTAGTCACATTATTCAAGAGAAATTTGAGCAAATCAATGACCTTGAACAAGCATCAGAAGAAGCAAAAGAAGAGGTATTGAATGTGTTGAAACAATCGGTGCGTCCGGAATTCTTGAACCGTATTGATGAAGTGGTCATGTTTACTCCTTTAACGCAAGACAACATCCTTCAAATTGTTGATATCCAACTCCAAGGAGTGATGAAAATGTTAAGTGAGCAAAACATTCACCTAGAAGCTACAAAAGAAGCGAAAGAATTCTTAGCTCGCAAAGGGTTTGACCCACAATTTGGTGCAAGACCTGTAAAACGAGTAGTTCAACGCGAGGTACTGAACAAGCTTTCGAAAGAAATTTTGGCTGGTCATGTCAAAGCAGAGAGTATGATTTTACTCGATTCATTTAACGATGAATTAGTTTTTAGAAATAAATAA
- the ytxJ gene encoding bacillithiol system redox-active protein YtxJ, which yields MNWIELTETAALSEVIANTSTKPCIIFKNSTTCYISKMALRNFERSFTNPTEVACYMVDVKKDRLVSLDIADRFQVQHESPQLLIIADGKVVFHTSHEGIDGVETEKLLLRL from the coding sequence ATGAACTGGATTGAACTAACAGAAACTGCTGCTTTATCAGAAGTAATTGCCAATACATCAACAAAACCTTGTATTATTTTTAAAAATAGTACGACTTGTTATATTAGTAAAATGGCGTTGAGAAATTTTGAACGCTCATTTACAAATCCCACAGAAGTTGCTTGTTATATGGTAGATGTAAAAAAGGACCGCTTGGTTTCTTTAGATATTGCCGATCGATTTCAAGTGCAACATGAATCGCCTCAATTGTTGATTATTGCGGATGGAAAGGTGGTTTTTCACACTTCTCACGAAGGAATTGACGGAGTTGAAACGGAGAAATTATTGTTGAGATTATAA
- a CDS encoding alpha/beta hydrolase produces the protein MKLSFPHLVGLLVVFLSTSNLVAQTPIVIGQEYTLESQILQEHRKIQIYLPKTYTDSTLTPQHYPVVYLLDSESNFNYLTAYIEKLSKYPYPSIPEMIVVGIVNTNRTRDLTPTVRNENVMTAEQKAKIKGESGGNDLFFQFLEQEVKPFVQQEFRTNAYAILLGHSFGGITALNNLLNYTSMFQAYIVHDPSIWWDDTYILQSYRANATKDFQHRKLFLTQVGDSENKGHLEDHYSAIQAFNTYLTQHQPKHLTYRFQQYEGENHGTIPMKGNLDGLRYIFEDYPLNFKAIQHDPALVRTTFKRLSESLHFEFQPNEAYLRYIISYYAKQKNIALVDYFIAYCLELYPTSSIRQDMQSNI, from the coding sequence ATGAAATTATCGTTCCCACATTTGGTAGGGCTTCTTGTGGTATTCTTGTCAACGTCCAATCTAGTTGCACAAACACCTATTGTTATTGGCCAAGAATATACCCTTGAATCTCAAATTTTACAAGAGCATCGAAAAATTCAGATCTATCTTCCTAAAACTTATACGGATAGTACCTTAACTCCACAACACTATCCTGTTGTTTATTTGTTGGATAGCGAAAGTAACTTCAATTATCTTACGGCCTATATTGAGAAACTGTCTAAGTATCCTTATCCTTCAATTCCGGAGATGATTGTCGTAGGTATTGTCAATACCAATCGCACCAGAGATTTAACTCCAACGGTGCGAAATGAAAACGTCATGACTGCGGAGCAAAAAGCAAAGATCAAAGGAGAATCAGGAGGCAATGACTTATTCTTTCAGTTTTTGGAGCAGGAAGTTAAACCATTTGTACAACAGGAATTTAGAACGAATGCCTATGCTATTCTACTCGGGCATTCTTTTGGTGGTATCACCGCTTTAAACAACTTACTGAACTATACGAGTATGTTTCAAGCCTATATTGTGCATGATCCAAGTATTTGGTGGGATGATACCTATATCCTTCAATCTTATCGAGCGAATGCGACGAAAGATTTTCAACATCGAAAGCTATTTCTAACTCAGGTTGGTGATAGTGAAAACAAAGGTCATTTAGAAGACCACTATAGTGCTATTCAAGCGTTTAATACCTATTTAACTCAACATCAACCGAAACATCTAACCTATCGCTTTCAACAATATGAGGGCGAAAATCACGGGACTATTCCAATGAAAGGAAACTTAGACGGATTGCGTTATATTTTTGAGGATTATCCCTTAAATTTCAAAGCCATTCAACATGATCCTGCTTTAGTTCGCACTACTTTTAAACGTTTAAGTGAATCCTTACATTTCGAATTTCAACCCAACGAAGCTTATTTAAGGTATATTATTTCTTACTATGCCAAGCAAAAGAATATAGCATTAGTTGATTATTTTATTGCCTATTGTTTGGAGCTATATCCAACAAGTAGTATTCGTCAAGATATGCAATCCAACATTTAG
- a CDS encoding GNAT family N-acetyltransferase — MIIRPAVLEDMPALQLLYQKQFADLQRHQPYSFKADLPALSFLQETIEEEDGEFLLAFDQDQLVGMTALFIEQTLPYECFVSHRYLNFADLYVEEAYRNQGLGKQLIQAVKDWAKQKQVDYIELLVLKQNSKALQLYIEQEFEIVHTTMRYRLD; from the coding sequence ATGATTATTCGTCCTGCAGTTTTAGAAGATATGCCAGCACTTCAATTGCTTTATCAAAAACAATTTGCTGATTTACAACGTCATCAACCTTATTCTTTTAAAGCAGACCTCCCTGCTCTTTCCTTTCTACAAGAAACAATTGAAGAGGAAGACGGTGAATTTCTACTTGCCTTTGATCAAGATCAACTTGTTGGGATGACGGCTTTATTTATTGAACAAACCCTACCGTACGAATGCTTTGTTTCGCATCGTTATCTCAATTTTGCCGATCTTTATGTTGAGGAAGCCTATCGAAACCAAGGTCTTGGCAAACAACTCATTCAAGCTGTAAAAGATTGGGCGAAACAAAAACAAGTAGATTATATCGAACTGCTTGTATTGAAACAAAATTCAAAAGCGCTCCAACTGTATATAGAACAGGAATTTGAAATTGTACACACCACAATGCGTTACCGATTGGACTAA
- a CDS encoding ABC transporter ATP-binding protein, translating to MNLYTILKKIKPFIAPYKGLVIGTLVLTAVGSIAVQTNALVLRYLVDALNLVVNKEETLDWGFQVLLWSSVILIVKEIAFSCIQFGQRYFGEKLRIYTSRDISQLVVERILTFKMAFYTSEENDSGKLQTRIDQGISSITRLVQNFFIDILPLFANAIVALFFIYSANVYIGLVSTAMIPLYFYVSQLQAKRLKGFRRKMRSYRENKNNGIISLINSITVIKSFVREPLESKKHEEIQYDMTENQLYTRKTSFVFDSVKSFIEQFGLVVIILLTTYFVLKGQMSVGAIMFHVLLFNNVTAPIRQLHRIYDDVNDAMIYSESFFEILEAQEEESSGTYIPQKIEGRIELKNVSFNYPNGTKALKDVSMLIEPNKTTALVGLSGAGKSTVINLLDKFYEPNQGQILLDGVDLREYDTKELRKHIGLVLQKNHIFQGSIEENIRYGDETASLEEVKEAAKKAYIHEQIMDLPQGYDADARLLSGGQQQRIAIARLFLKDPAIIFLDEPTASLDAIATEQIKRSLDAIKENRTVIIVSHSISQIIDAHHIVVMEKGQVVESGIHEVLYDNKQTYHEIFSAMANSLNLEKISQTLHADEL from the coding sequence ATGAATTTATATACCATATTAAAGAAAATAAAACCTTTTATAGCCCCTTATAAAGGATTAGTAATAGGAACATTAGTATTAACTGCGGTAGGATCTATTGCGGTTCAAACGAATGCCTTAGTCCTGCGTTATTTGGTCGATGCACTCAATCTCGTAGTGAATAAGGAAGAAACGCTAGATTGGGGGTTTCAAGTATTGCTGTGGAGCAGTGTCATTTTAATTGTCAAAGAAATTGCCTTTAGTTGCATTCAGTTTGGACAGCGTTATTTTGGTGAAAAACTGCGTATTTATACGTCAAGAGATATTTCACAATTGGTAGTTGAGCGCATTTTGACCTTCAAAATGGCATTTTATACTTCGGAAGAGAATGACAGTGGAAAATTACAAACCCGTATTGACCAAGGAATCAGTAGTATTACGCGTTTGGTACAGAATTTCTTCATTGATATTTTGCCGCTATTTGCCAATGCGATTGTAGCCTTGTTTTTTATTTATTCGGCTAATGTGTATATCGGATTAGTGAGTACAGCGATGATTCCGCTTTATTTCTATGTGAGTCAACTGCAAGCCAAGAGACTCAAAGGCTTTAGACGTAAGATGAGAAGTTATCGAGAAAATAAAAACAATGGTATTATCTCGTTAATCAATTCCATTACCGTGATTAAATCTTTTGTGCGTGAGCCTTTAGAATCAAAAAAACACGAGGAAATTCAATACGATATGACAGAAAACCAGCTGTATACGCGTAAAACTAGCTTTGTGTTTGATTCAGTAAAAAGCTTTATTGAGCAATTTGGATTGGTTGTAATTATTTTGTTGACTACCTATTTTGTATTGAAAGGACAAATGAGCGTGGGTGCTATTATGTTTCACGTCTTGCTATTTAATAACGTTACAGCGCCTATTCGCCAATTACACCGAATTTATGACGATGTCAATGATGCGATGATCTATTCGGAAAGCTTCTTTGAAATATTAGAAGCGCAAGAGGAAGAATCTTCAGGTACTTATATTCCTCAAAAAATTGAAGGACGTATCGAATTGAAAAACGTGTCCTTTAATTATCCCAATGGAACAAAAGCACTAAAGGATGTCTCAATGCTAATTGAACCCAATAAAACAACAGCGTTAGTTGGGTTGAGTGGAGCAGGAAAAAGTACTGTGATCAATCTGTTAGATAAGTTTTACGAACCCAATCAAGGGCAAATTCTATTGGATGGCGTTGATTTGAGGGAATATGATACGAAAGAACTGCGCAAACATATTGGTTTAGTGCTACAAAAGAACCATATCTTCCAAGGAAGTATAGAAGAAAATATCCGCTATGGCGATGAAACAGCCTCCCTTGAAGAAGTTAAAGAAGCTGCAAAAAAAGCCTATATTCATGAGCAAATCATGGATTTACCCCAAGGGTATGATGCGGATGCTCGATTGCTATCTGGAGGACAACAACAGCGTATTGCTATTGCGCGTTTGTTCCTTAAAGACCCCGCAATCATCTTCTTGGATGAACCAACAGCCAGTTTGGATGCTATTGCAACAGAACAAATTAAACGAAGCCTAGATGCCATTAAAGAAAATAGAACCGTTATTATTGTTTCCCATAGTATCTCGCAGATTATTGATGCACATCATATTGTCGTAATGGAAAAAGGCCAAGTCGTAGAAAGTGGAATTCATGAAGTTTTGTATGACAACAAACAAACCTATCATGAAATCTTTTCCGCCATGGCCAATAGTTTGAATCTTGAAAAAATCTCACAAACATTACACGCCGATGAACTATAA
- a CDS encoding DUF2798 domain-containing protein, giving the protein MNTKYYKYVNTLFVVIPMTLIMAFVGLIRNYGFQEGWFLLFLKAWSVMLPVAYGSAFIIIPRARKYAEQLIKK; this is encoded by the coding sequence ATGAATACGAAGTATTACAAGTATGTGAATACCTTGTTTGTTGTAATTCCGATGACGTTAATTATGGCATTTGTAGGTTTAATTCGAAATTATGGATTTCAGGAAGGATGGTTTTTGCTGTTTTTAAAAGCGTGGAGTGTGATGCTTCCTGTGGCTTACGGATCGGCTTTTATCATTATCCCAAGAGCGAGAAAATATGCAGAACAATTAATTAAAAAATAA
- the ribB gene encoding 3,4-dihydroxy-2-butanone-4-phosphate synthase has product MEDKLQEFGKTSQERVERALSFLKVGKGVLLLDDTDRENEADVIFSAHLMSEQDMALLIRYCSGVICLCLTNDKADALELPFMVTENTSQFQTPFTITIEAAKGVTTGLSAADRLTTVRAASNKNAAPADLSKPGHIFPLRAKNGGVLERNGHTEGSVDLMKLAGLPPEAVLCELMNDDGTMARLPEAIAFALEHKMTVLTIADVVYYRTFVSEK; this is encoded by the coding sequence ATGGAAGATAAACTTCAAGAATTTGGTAAAACAAGCCAAGAGAGAGTAGAACGTGCGTTGAGCTTTTTAAAAGTTGGAAAAGGAGTACTGCTTTTGGATGATACAGATAGAGAAAATGAAGCAGATGTAATTTTTTCAGCCCATTTGATGTCGGAGCAAGATATGGCTTTATTAATCCGATACTGTAGTGGGGTCATTTGTTTATGTCTAACTAATGACAAAGCAGATGCATTAGAATTACCGTTTATGGTGACAGAAAATACGAGTCAATTTCAAACGCCTTTTACCATTACGATTGAAGCAGCAAAAGGAGTGACTACAGGATTATCAGCAGCAGATCGTTTAACAACAGTGCGTGCAGCAAGCAATAAGAATGCAGCGCCAGCAGATTTATCCAAACCAGGACATATCTTTCCGTTACGTGCAAAAAATGGAGGTGTATTAGAACGCAATGGACATACAGAAGGAAGTGTAGATTTGATGAAGCTAGCCGGTTTACCTCCTGAAGCAGTGTTGTGTGAGTTAATGAATGACGACGGAACAATGGCGCGTCTTCCTGAGGCGATTGCGTTTGCTTTAGAACATAAAATGACGGTCTTAACGATTGCTGATGTAGTGTATTATCGTACTTTTGTTAGTGAAAAATAA
- a CDS encoding Crp/Fnr family transcriptional regulator translates to MKQLIAYIQDRIEVTEAELDQILSYFKYEKLKKGAQLNAGVGQTQKLYFVCKGCLRIFYINEAGQDTTRFFAFENQFATTLVSFIQGDSAEEYMQALEESEVYVITHHHFYELLDTIPQWEKFYRKYLEFAYINNTSRLFAMVTMDAATRYQDLLCQSPQIVQRLPNKIVASYLGVSQETLSRIKAK, encoded by the coding sequence ATGAAACAATTAATAGCCTATATCCAAGATCGAATTGAAGTGACAGAGGCAGAACTAGATCAGATTCTTTCTTATTTCAAATACGAAAAATTAAAAAAAGGAGCCCAGTTGAATGCTGGAGTCGGACAGACGCAAAAGTTGTATTTTGTTTGTAAAGGATGCTTGCGCATTTTTTATATCAATGAAGCAGGACAAGATACTACGCGTTTTTTCGCCTTTGAGAATCAGTTCGCTACTACTTTAGTCAGTTTTATTCAAGGAGATAGTGCTGAAGAATACATGCAAGCATTAGAAGAAAGTGAAGTCTATGTGATTACACACCATCATTTTTATGAATTGTTGGATACGATTCCACAATGGGAGAAGTTCTATCGCAAGTATTTAGAATTTGCCTATATCAATAATACAAGTAGACTATTTGCTATGGTCACGATGGATGCAGCAACGCGATACCAGGATTTACTATGTCAAAGTCCGCAGATTGTACAGCGATTACCAAATAAAATTGTTGCTTCTTATTTAGGAGTTTCCCAAGAAACGTTGAGCCGCATTAAAGCAAAATAG
- a CDS encoding putative signal transducing protein: protein MNHKKLYAGSEVMVLAVRNLLEEHNIAYIIRDDIEAGRSAGYGTLGKAVHVFVEEQDLSRAEALLKESNIEE from the coding sequence ATGAATCACAAGAAATTATACGCAGGTAGCGAAGTTATGGTTTTAGCAGTGCGAAACTTATTAGAAGAACACAACATTGCTTACATTATTCGCGATGATATTGAAGCTGGACGCAGTGCTGGTTATGGTACTTTAGGAAAAGCTGTTCACGTATTTGTTGAGGAGCAAGATTTATCTCGAGCAGAGGCTTTATTGAAAGAAAGCAATATTGAAGAATAA
- a CDS encoding threonine aldolase family protein: MYNLKIDYAEGAHPAILDKLVETNFIQQNGYGSDEYTLEAKDLLRSKLNKPEAEIYFVSGGTQANLLVISFLLRPHEAVISAHSGHIYANETGAIEATGHKVIPIESKDGKITATQIKQTLASFQLRPHVVKPKVVYISNTTEVGTIYSERELKALSDCCRAEGLLLFMDGARLGHALTAPTNDLTFERIAELVDVFYIGATKNGALFGEAIVFPQPKLALDFDYSLKQRGALFAKGRVLGIQFLALFQDDLYFKLAKDANDMAMKLAEAFQAQGYSFLVEPSSNQIFPILPVALIHRLQEKFDFYVWKSINAEYAAIRLITSWTTDELMLEVFIAMLNE; this comes from the coding sequence ATGTACAACCTCAAAATAGATTATGCAGAAGGGGCACACCCTGCAATATTAGATAAATTAGTAGAAACCAATTTTATACAACAAAACGGATACGGCAGTGATGAGTATACGCTAGAAGCGAAAGATTTACTACGTAGTAAACTCAATAAACCAGAGGCCGAAATTTACTTTGTATCTGGAGGAACACAAGCCAATTTATTGGTTATTTCATTTCTCTTGCGTCCACATGAAGCCGTAATTAGCGCACATTCAGGACATATTTACGCCAATGAAACAGGAGCTATTGAGGCAACAGGGCACAAGGTAATTCCCATCGAAAGTAAAGATGGGAAGATTACTGCTACTCAAATTAAACAGACCTTAGCTTCTTTCCAATTGCGTCCACATGTAGTAAAACCCAAAGTAGTGTACATTTCGAACACAACAGAAGTTGGAACGATTTATAGTGAGCGTGAATTGAAAGCGTTATCGGATTGCTGTAGAGCGGAAGGACTGCTTCTTTTTATGGATGGTGCCCGTTTGGGACATGCTTTAACTGCACCTACGAATGATCTAACCTTCGAGCGAATAGCTGAATTGGTTGATGTTTTCTATATTGGTGCAACCAAAAATGGTGCTTTATTTGGGGAAGCTATTGTATTTCCTCAACCAAAATTAGCACTTGATTTTGATTATAGCCTCAAGCAAAGGGGCGCACTTTTTGCTAAAGGAAGGGTATTAGGCATTCAGTTTTTAGCTCTTTTTCAAGATGATTTGTATTTCAAATTAGCGAAAGACGCCAATGATATGGCAATGAAATTAGCAGAAGCTTTTCAAGCCCAAGGGTATTCTTTCTTAGTCGAACCTTCAAGCAATCAAATTTTCCCTATTTTACCCGTTGCGCTGATTCATCGCTTACAGGAGAAGTTTGATTTTTATGTATGGAAATCCATTAATGCAGAATATGCCGCTATTCGATTAATCACCTCTTGGACCACAGATGAATTGATGCTGGAGGTATTCATTGCTATGTTAAACGAATAA
- a CDS encoding HAD-IIB family hydrolase gives MEQIFITDLDGTLLNSSGYLSYESEQILQDISAGSPHKVGFATARGLTSAAKVIQHVSWNFPVVLNNGAVIYDWQAQRILKIKGIEASFVEIVLKLGEEKGISPFVFTLNENFEEGIFFQEHPSKGLQYFMNMRPSDPRFIAVNQLEVAAANWETQSLVMMFIEDYDTLVPLKLHLQEQYGDDLTCLLMQDQYIPDLFVLEVSSAKATKENAIAYLQEHYAIQGKDLHLFGDNLNDKGMLELEANTYAVGNAHPVILALAQHKIATNDQDGVAQTIKRVVNQAL, from the coding sequence ATGGAACAAATATTTATAACAGATTTAGATGGAACCTTGCTGAATAGCAGCGGATATTTAAGCTATGAAAGTGAACAAATACTACAAGATATAAGTGCAGGAAGTCCTCATAAAGTAGGGTTTGCTACAGCAAGAGGACTGACAAGTGCTGCTAAAGTGATTCAACACGTTTCTTGGAATTTTCCCGTAGTCCTTAATAATGGTGCGGTGATTTACGATTGGCAAGCCCAACGCATTTTAAAAATTAAAGGCATTGAGGCTTCTTTTGTAGAAATCGTATTGAAGTTAGGAGAAGAAAAGGGAATTTCTCCTTTTGTTTTTACCTTGAATGAGAACTTTGAAGAAGGGATCTTTTTCCAAGAGCATCCAAGTAAGGGCTTGCAGTATTTTATGAATATGCGTCCTAGTGATCCTCGATTTATAGCTGTGAATCAATTAGAAGTAGCAGCTGCGAATTGGGAGACACAAAGTTTAGTGATGATGTTCATTGAAGATTATGATACGTTAGTGCCCTTAAAACTCCACTTACAAGAACAATATGGAGATGACTTGACCTGCTTATTGATGCAGGATCAATACATTCCCGATCTATTTGTATTGGAAGTGTCCAGTGCCAAGGCAACTAAAGAAAACGCTATTGCGTATTTACAAGAACACTACGCTATTCAAGGCAAAGACTTACACCTATTTGGAGATAACTTAAATGATAAAGGGATGTTGGAATTAGAGGCCAATACCTACGCAGTAGGTAATGCACATCCAGTAATTTTGGCGTTGGCGCAACATAAAATTGCAACCAATGATCAAGATGGAGTAGCCCAAACCATTAAACGAGTTGTAAATCAAGCCCTCTAA